TCGGCACAAGCCTCCAATGTCTCCCGGGCGGTTTTTTCCGGATTGATCTTTTCCATCAGTCTTTAATACCAGGAACGATGACGGTTTTCAATTTATCATTTTATCGTCCGGCAGAAAGATCCTTCAGATGTCCCTCAGCCTGGATTCAGGGCAATAAATAAATAGAGGAAATTTTTAAAATTTTTTGGTTGATATTTAATGGCATGATATTTTATAAATAATCATGTTGGATTACTAAATACATACTAACAGGGATTTACTATGAAAACCAGGGTTACCACCAGGGGGCAGGTCTCCATTCCCTCTCGGATTAGAAAAAAATTCAACATCGAGCCCGAATCGCAGGTCATCTGGCAGACCGAGGGAAACACGATCAGGGTTATCCCCATCCCCAAAGATCCGGTATCCGCTTTCAGGGGGAAGGGGGCGGGAAGGTACTCTACCGAAAAAATGATCCGGGACCGGCAGGATGAAAGAAGGAAAGGGAATTAAAAATGCTGAATCCACTAAAAGGTATGTTTTGGACAGCTCGGCTTTATTGACCCTTTGGAATGATGGGGCCGGAGCAGAAGTGGTGGAGAATATCCTTCATTCCGGAGAAATAGTAAGGAGGTCTTGTTTTGTCAGCAATTAAGGATAAGGTCCTTTTTGTTTGTGTCCATAACGCAGCCCGGAGTCAGATGGCCGAGGCCTTGCTGAAAGAAATGGCCGGTGACCGCTTTGAAGCGGAGAGTGCCGGGTTGGAACCGGGGCAGTTAAATCCCCTGGCCGTGGAGGTCATGAAGGAAATCGCCATCGATATTTCCGGGAATCAGACCAAAAGTGCCTTTGATCTTTTTAAGGAGGGAAGATTATATACCCATGTGATAACGGTCTGTGATCAGACCAGCGCCGAGCAATGCCCCTTTTTTCCGGGGATCACCACCCGTCTCCACTGGAGTTTCGCCGATCCGTCAGGCTTTACCGGAACGCATGAAGAAAAATTGGAAAAGACTAGACAGGTCCGGGAGGCCATCCGGGAGAAAATTGCAGCTTGGCTGAAGGAACTTGAAGCTTAATAAATCGTTAGCGCTGATTCTTTAGCCTAAGAAAAAAGGGTTGACGACAAAATAGAGACCCAGGATCCCGATAAGTATCCCGGCCCCGCGGCGGAACCACTGACCCCCGGTCTGCCAGGATTGGTTTTCGATGACCTTGCGGACGGCGGCTGTTGAACTACCGGCGATCACGATGGGCAGACAATGGCCTATGGCAAATAACAGTATCAGCAAAATTCCACTGGTCAGATTTCCCTGGACCGTGATGATGGCCAGGATGGGGGCGATAAAGCCGAAGGTGCAGGAGCCGGAAAGGACCCCGTAGGCCAGGCCCAGGACAAAGGCCCCGAAGACTCCTTTTAGATTCAGCCGGTATAGCAAACTTCCGGACATGGAACATTTCTCTACCCCGAGCATGCCCAGGGCCACCCAGACCAGGACCAGTCCGATGAGGATCTGCCAGTAGTTGCCCACATCACCCAGCATACGCCCCAGGAGGGAACAGATGATTCCGATCAGGGCGATGGTAATAAACAGACCGGAAGTAAAGGCAATTGAGTAGAACCCGGCCTGCCGGGCTTGAAGCATTTTTTCCTGTCCCCCTACATAGGCTACGATCAAAGGGATAGAGGCCAGATGACAGGGGC
Above is a genomic segment from Deltaproteobacteria bacterium containing:
- a CDS encoding AbrB/MazE/SpoVT family DNA-binding domain-containing protein, with amino-acid sequence MKTRVTTRGQVSIPSRIRKKFNIEPESQVIWQTEGNTIRVIPIPKDPVSAFRGKGAGRYSTEKMIRDRQDERRKGN
- a CDS encoding arsenate reductase ArsC; protein product: MKDKVLFVCVHNAARSQMAEALLKEMAGDRFEAESAGLEPGQLNPLAVEVMKEIAIDISGNQTKSAFDLFKEGRLYTHVITVCDQTSAEQCPFFPGITTRLHWSFADPSGFTGTHEEKLEKTRQVREAIREKIAAWLKELEA
- a CDS encoding sulfite exporter TauE/SafE family protein — translated: MLENIFLTINDWLAGGTMIAALGAFFWGMISVVFSPCHLASIPLIVAYVGGQEKMLQARQAGFYSIAFTSGLFITIALIGIICSLLGRMLGDVGNYWQILIGLVLVWVALGMLGVEKCSMSGSLLYRLNLKGVFGAFVLGLAYGVLSGSCTFGFIAPILAIITVQGNLTSGILLILLFAIGHCLPIVIAGSSTAAVRKVIENQSWQTGGQWFRRGAGILIGILGLYFVVNPFFLG